The genomic interval CGCCAAGCTCTCCTGGGACCTGCGCCTGCGGGAGGCGCTGCGGCAGGACCGGTTCGTGCTGCACGCCCAGCCGATCCTCGACCTGCGGACGGGGCGCGTCACCCGCCTGGAGCTGCTCCTGCGCCTGGTCGGGGAGAACGGGGAGCTGACCGCGCCCGGCGAGTTCCTGGCCGGCGCCGAACGCTTCGGCCTGATCCAGGAGATCGACCGCTGGGTGATCCGGGAGGCCATCCGGCTGATGGCCGAACTCCGGCGCACCGACATCGAGGCGTTCGAGGTCAACCTCTCCGCGAAGACCATCTCGGACCCCGGGCTGGCGCGCATGATCAAGGAGGAGCTGGAGCTGCACCAGGTGGACCCCTCCAGGCTGGTGCTGGAGATCACCGAGACCGCGGCCATCGGCGACATGGAGCAGGCCCGCCGGTTCATCGCGACCATGCACGGGCTGGGCTGCCGCTTCGCGCTGGACGACGTCGGGTCCGGCTTCTCCACCCTCCACTTGCTGAAGCACCTGCCGGTGGACTACCTGAAGATCGACGGCGCCTTCATCTGCAACCTGCCGCACGAGTCCGCAGACCAGCACCTGGTGCGGGCCATGGTGGCCATGGCCCGGTCGCAGGGCCAGAAGACCATCGCGGAGTTCGTCGACAGCGAGGAGACGCTGCGGCTGGTGCGGGAGTTCGGCGTGGACTACGCCCAGGGCTACCTGGTGGGCCGCCCGAGCCGGATGTGGCTGACTCCGCAAGACGATGCACCGGAACCCCGCACAGCCCCCGTCTAACTGGCAGAGTCCAGCCACAGGAGGGAAATCGTATGAAGCGTGGGTTGGTTGCAGCACTACTCGCCGGTCTCCTGGTCATCGGCATCGCCTCCTTCGTGCCCGGCCCGAACCCGGTGCAGGCCGCTGAGGCCGCGGCTTCAGAGCGGACGATCACCGTCACGGGTCGGGGCCAGCTGGATGTGAAGCCCGATACCGCCGTGGTCTCGCTGGGCGTGACCGAGCTGCGGAGCACGCCCATGGAGGCGTACAGCGCCCTGAACGCCAGCATCACCAAGATCGCCGATGCGTTGAAGGGCATGGGGATCAAGGAGGACCAGATTCAGACCAGTGTCTTCAACCTGAGCGCCGAGTATGACTGGACCCAGGACAGGGGCCGGCAGCTGGTGGGCTACCGGGCGACCAACACCCTCACCGTCACCACCCAGGAACTGGACAAGGTGGCCAACCTGATCCAGGCCGCCGTGGAGGCCGGCGCCAACGACCTGAACGGCGTCAGCTTCTCGGTGAAGGACTCCGACAAGCTCCTGGAGGAGGCGTTGAAGCTGGCCGTGGGCGACGCCAGGGCCAAGGCGAACCTGGTGGCCGGCGAGCTGGGCGCCAGGGTGGCGCGGGTGAAGTCGGTCTCCATCCAGGACCAGGGCACCTCGCTGGTCAAGGCCCGGGCCGAGATGGCACTGGACGGCATGGCCGCCGCGGCGCCTGTGCCCGTCTTCGGCGGCACCTCGACGTTCTCGGCCACGGTTTCGGTTACTTTCGAGCTGGAGTAGCATAGGCGCGCTGCGCGCGGGCTGCCGGACAGGTCATCGGGGATGGCCTGTCCGGCAGCCTTTTGCGCGTGCCTGCCGGCGCCGGGAGGGGAAAGGCGGGCGGGCATATAAATAACAAAAGAGACGCAAAAGTCTTTCCAAAGGGGGGCTGGCCGTGACCTCGGTTCTGGGACTGGGCTTCGTCGATCTGGCCCTGGGGATTCTGGTGATGGCGCCGCTGTCGGTGGGCCTGCGCCGCCACGAGCACCTGTCCAGCGCGTTCTACCTGCTGTTCCAGGTCTGCTCCGCCGTGGGGCTGGGCCTGGTCGTCGTGGCCGGGCTGCTCGCGATGCTCGGCTGAGCCATGTGACCTGAATCACGCTGTCCCTGTGACCGGGCACAACACCTCCGGGGGAAGAGGTTGGGTACGATCATGCCAGCAGCAGAACTCCCGGAGGTGGTATGCGCCATGGCTGCGCGCACAGGTACGGCACCCAACCGGCTTCTCAAGCACGTCCTGCTCCTGACCCTGCTCCTGGCCTTCACCGTGATGATCGGGGGCGGCGCCTGGATCTTCAAGTCCCGCGCCCCGATCCCCGACCGCATCGTCGGGCCGGACGGCACCGTCCTGACGACGGCTGAACAGATCCTGGGCGGACAGGCCGTCTACCAGAAATACGGCCTCATGGACTACGGCACGGTGTTGGGGCACGGCTCCTACCTGGGCCCCGACTACACGGCCGAGGCCCTGCACATCATGACCCGGTCGCTGCAGGACCACTACGCGGCGGCCGAGTACGGCACGACCTACGCCGAGCTGGACGAAGCCCGCCGGGCGGCGGTTTCGGCCCTCGTTAAGGCCGAGCTGAAGCAGAACCGGTACGACGAGTCCACCGGCACCCTGACCTTCAGCGCGGCGCAGGCGGAAGCCCTCGAGGCGGTGCGGGAGCACTACCGCGCCTACTTCGCGGACGGCGACCCGCTCGCCGCCCTCCCGCCGGGCCTCATCCAGGAGGCGCACCTGCCCGCGACCGACCGACAGTGGGTGGCCGAGGGCGACCAGGTTGCGCAGATCGCCGACTTCTTCGCCTGGACCGCCTGGCTCTCGGCAGCCAACCGTCCCGGTGAGAACTACTCGTACACCAACAACTGGCCGTACGCCCCCGAGTCGGGCAACGAGGCCGGCTACCCGGCGGTGTTCTGGTCAACCGTCTCGGTCACGCTGCTCATCGCCGGCCTGGCCCTGATCCTCTGGCTGCAGCGGCGCTACCAGCTCGAGATGGAGCCGGCCTACCGGACGTTTCCCCGCTACGACCTGAGCAAGCTGGCCGTGACCCCGGGCCAGCGGCGGCTGGGCAAGTACGTGCTGGTGGTGACGCTGCTCTTCCTGGTGCAGAGCCTGCTCGGCGGCCTGCTGGCGCACTACTACGCTGAGGGCAGCACCTTCTTCGGCTTCGACCTGACCAGGCTGCTCCCGTTCAACATCGCCAAGGGCTGGCACCTGCAGCTGGCCATTTTCTGGATCGCGACCGGCTGGCTCACCATGGGCCTCTACACCGCACCCGCCATCGCCGGGGAGGAGCCGAAGGGCCAGCCCGTGCTGATCGACGTCCTCTTCTGGGCGCTGGTGGCCGTCGTCGGCGGCTCGCTCATCGGCGAGTGGCTGGGCGTGAAGGGCTATCTCGGCAACAACTGGTGGCTGCTGGGCCACCAGGGCTGGGAGTACCTCGAGCTGGGCCGCATCTGGCAGATCCTGCTGGTCGCCGGCCTCGGCCTCTGGGTCTTCATCCTCTGGCGGGGCCTTCGCCGGCCGCTGGACGCCGAGTCCGACAGGGGCGGCCTGAAGCACCTCCTCCTCTACACCTCTGTGGCTATCCCGGCCTTCTACGTGTTCGCGTTCTTCATCCAGCCCGACACCCACATCACCTATGCCGACTACTGGCGCTGGTGGATCATCCACCTCTGGGTGGAGGGGATCTTCGAGGTCTTCGCCGTCGTCATCATCGGCTACCTGATGGTCTCGCTGAAGCTGGTGACCGAGCGTTCCACCGTGCGCGCCCTCTACTTCCAGCTGACGATCCTGCTGGGCTCCGGCATCATCGGCACCGGCCACCACTACTACTGGATCGGGGCGCCCGAGATGTGGATCGGCCTGGGCGCCGTCTTCAGCGCCCTGGAGGTCGTGCCGCTGACCCTGCTGATGGTGGAGGCGTGGGAGCAGTACAAGATCGCCCGGGAGGGCGGTGTCGACTTCCCCTACCGCGGCACGTTCTGGTTCCTGGTGGCCGTGGCCTTCTGGAACCTCTTCGGCGCAGGCATGTTGGGCTTCCTGATCAACCTGCCCATCGTCAACTACTTCCAGCACGGCTCCTGGCTCACGCCGGCGCACGGCCACGGCGCCCTGATGGGCGTCTACGGCATGCTGGCCATCGCCCTGGTGCTCTACGTGCTGCGCAACATCATCAAGCCCGAGAAGTGGAGCGACCGGGCCGTGGCCCTCTCCTTCTGGGGCCTGAACATCGGCCTGATGGGCATGCTGGCGGTCACGCTGATCCCCGTGGGCTTCCTGCAGCTGGCGGAGTCGTTCACCAACGGATTCCACGCCGCCCGCGCCATCAGCTTCTACCGCCAGCCGGTCGTCAACACCCTGATGTGGCTGCGGGCGCTGCCTGACACCGTCTTCCTGGTCCCCGGCATCCTCCCGCTGATCTGGCTGGCCGCGCGCGGCCTCTTCAATCTGCGGTCCGTGCAGCCGGCCACCGGCGACGCGGTCGAGGTCGACCTGGCCACCGACGCGGCGGACTGACGGCCTCACGGGTTTACCGCGGCAGCCTATCGCCCGGCGAAAGGGGTTTTCATGCGCGAAAGCGAATACTTCATCCCAGATGTGCTGTGCTGGGAGGGAACCCGTGCATGCCGATCAACGAGAAGCTCCGCGATGAACTGACTGATAAGCTTTTTGAGGCGATGCTCACCCTGAAAACAGTCGAGGAATACTATCGCTTCTTCGAGGACATCGCAACCATCGGGGAGATCAAGGCTTTGGCGCAGCGACTCGAGGTGGCCAAGATGCTGGACGCGGGCATGACCTATGAGGATATCGTTGCGGCCACGGGCGCCAGCACGGCCACGATCAGCCGCGTGAAGAAGTGTCTCAACTACGGGGCTGACGGGTACCGCATCGTCCTGGAGCGGACCAAGCAGAAGCAGCAGAGCTGAGGCCCGCCGCGCAGCGGCACAGGGGCAGCCCCTGTGCCGTTTCGCGTTGATGTTGCTCAGGCTT from Symbiobacterium terraclitae carries:
- a CDS encoding SIMPL domain-containing protein; its protein translation is MKRGLVAALLAGLLVIGIASFVPGPNPVQAAEAAASERTITVTGRGQLDVKPDTAVVSLGVTELRSTPMEAYSALNASITKIADALKGMGIKEDQIQTSVFNLSAEYDWTQDRGRQLVGYRATNTLTVTTQELDKVANLIQAAVEAGANDLNGVSFSVKDSDKLLEEALKLAVGDARAKANLVAGELGARVARVKSVSIQDQGTSLVKARAEMALDGMAAAAPVPVFGGTSTFSATVSVTFELE
- a CDS encoding nitric-oxide reductase large subunit, whose amino-acid sequence is MAARTGTAPNRLLKHVLLLTLLLAFTVMIGGGAWIFKSRAPIPDRIVGPDGTVLTTAEQILGGQAVYQKYGLMDYGTVLGHGSYLGPDYTAEALHIMTRSLQDHYAAAEYGTTYAELDEARRAAVSALVKAELKQNRYDESTGTLTFSAAQAEALEAVREHYRAYFADGDPLAALPPGLIQEAHLPATDRQWVAEGDQVAQIADFFAWTAWLSAANRPGENYSYTNNWPYAPESGNEAGYPAVFWSTVSVTLLIAGLALILWLQRRYQLEMEPAYRTFPRYDLSKLAVTPGQRRLGKYVLVVTLLFLVQSLLGGLLAHYYAEGSTFFGFDLTRLLPFNIAKGWHLQLAIFWIATGWLTMGLYTAPAIAGEEPKGQPVLIDVLFWALVAVVGGSLIGEWLGVKGYLGNNWWLLGHQGWEYLELGRIWQILLVAGLGLWVFILWRGLRRPLDAESDRGGLKHLLLYTSVAIPAFYVFAFFIQPDTHITYADYWRWWIIHLWVEGIFEVFAVVIIGYLMVSLKLVTERSTVRALYFQLTILLGSGIIGTGHHYYWIGAPEMWIGLGAVFSALEVVPLTLLMVEAWEQYKIAREGGVDFPYRGTFWFLVAVAFWNLFGAGMLGFLINLPIVNYFQHGSWLTPAHGHGALMGVYGMLAIALVLYVLRNIIKPEKWSDRAVALSFWGLNIGLMGMLAVTLIPVGFLQLAESFTNGFHAARAISFYRQPVVNTLMWLRALPDTVFLVPGILPLIWLAARGLFNLRSVQPATGDAVEVDLATDAAD
- a CDS encoding YerC/YecD family TrpR-related protein encodes the protein MPINEKLRDELTDKLFEAMLTLKTVEEYYRFFEDIATIGEIKALAQRLEVAKMLDAGMTYEDIVAATGASTATISRVKKCLNYGADGYRIVLERTKQKQQS